One genomic region from Cyanobium usitatum str. Tous encodes:
- a CDS encoding NAD-dependent epimerase/dehydratase family protein, translating to MKVFVLGGDGFCGWPCAVNLADAGHEVVVIDNLSRRKIDVDLEVESLTPIATMGDRLKAWEQVGGKPMRFVHLDIAREYDRLLELLRHERPDSVVHFAEQRAAPYSMKSSATKRYTVDNNVNGTHNLLAAIVESGLDIHIVHLGTMGVYGYGSHRGATIPEGYLKVEVPQPDGSRFEEEILHPASPGSVYHMTKTLDQLLFLYYNKNDQIRITDLHQGIVWGTNTEATERDPRLTNRFDYDGDYGTVLNRFLMQAAIGYPLTVHGTGGQTRAFIHIRDSVKCVQLALENPPARGERVKIFNQMTESHQVGELARKVAALTDAQINYLPNPRNEAVENDLIVDNRCFIELGLNPTTLDDGLLAEVVDVARRWADRCDRSRIPCQSAWTQTQAQAIQTA from the coding sequence ATGAAGGTCTTCGTTCTCGGTGGCGACGGCTTCTGCGGTTGGCCCTGCGCGGTGAACCTGGCAGATGCGGGCCATGAGGTGGTGGTCATTGACAACCTCAGCCGGCGCAAAATCGACGTCGACTTGGAGGTGGAGTCGCTGACGCCGATCGCCACCATGGGCGACCGCCTTAAGGCTTGGGAACAGGTGGGCGGCAAGCCCATGCGGTTTGTCCATCTGGACATCGCCAGGGAATACGACCGGCTGCTGGAGCTGTTACGCCACGAGCGGCCCGATTCGGTAGTGCATTTCGCCGAGCAGCGCGCAGCTCCCTACTCGATGAAAAGCAGCGCAACCAAGCGCTACACCGTCGACAACAACGTCAACGGCACCCACAACCTGCTGGCCGCGATCGTGGAGAGCGGCCTCGATATCCACATCGTGCACCTGGGCACGATGGGTGTGTACGGCTACGGCTCCCACCGCGGCGCCACCATCCCCGAGGGCTACCTCAAGGTGGAAGTGCCCCAGCCCGACGGCAGCCGCTTTGAGGAGGAAATCCTGCACCCGGCCAGCCCGGGCAGCGTTTATCACATGACCAAGACGCTGGACCAGCTGCTCTTCCTCTACTACAACAAAAACGACCAGATCCGCATCACCGACCTGCACCAGGGGATCGTCTGGGGCACCAACACCGAGGCCACCGAGCGCGACCCACGCCTCACCAACCGCTTCGACTACGACGGCGACTACGGCACCGTGCTCAACCGCTTTTTGATGCAGGCAGCAATTGGCTACCCGCTCACGGTGCACGGCACCGGCGGCCAGACCCGCGCCTTCATCCATATACGCGATTCGGTGAAGTGCGTGCAACTGGCCCTGGAAAATCCGCCGGCCAGGGGCGAGCGGGTGAAGATCTTCAACCAGATGACCGAAAGCCACCAGGTGGGTGAACTAGCCCGCAAGGTGGCGGCTCTAACTGACGCCCAGATCAATTACCTGCCCAATCCGCGCAACGAAGCCGTCGAAAACGATCTGATCGTGGATAACCGCTGCTTCATCGAGCTGGGCCTCAACCCCACCACCCTCGATGACGGCCTTCTGGCCGAGGTGGTGGATGTGGCCCGCCGCTGGGCTGATCGCTGCGACCGCAGTCGCATCCCCTGCCAGTCCGCCTGGACCCAAACCCAGGCTCAGGCCATCCAGACGGCCTGA
- a CDS encoding glycosyltransferase family 4 protein, whose protein sequence is MKIAFFTETFLPKVDGIVTRLTKTVQHLVAAGDEVLIFCPEGAPETYMGAQVVGVPAMPLPLYPELKLALPRPAVAEALDRFKPDLVHVVNPAVLGLGGIWLAKTKAYPLVASYHTHLPKYLEHYGMGMLEPLLWELLKAAHNQARLNLCTSTAMVQELSEKGIQHTDLWQRGVDTELFQPSLRSDAMRQRLLNGQSDTGKLLLYIGRLSAEKQIERIRPVLEAMPDARLALVGDGPYRLQLEKIFAGTPTHFVGYLAGQELAAAYASGDAFLFPSSTETLGLVLLEAMAAGCPVVGANRGGIPDIVSDGINGCLYEPDQEGSLAAAVERLLGDASQRAELRTNAREEAERWGWAGATEQLRGYYQRLLAKPDLQLVA, encoded by the coding sequence TTGAAGATCGCCTTTTTCACCGAAACCTTTCTGCCCAAGGTGGACGGCATCGTCACCCGGCTCACCAAGACGGTGCAGCACCTGGTGGCGGCTGGTGATGAGGTGCTGATCTTCTGCCCGGAAGGCGCCCCGGAGACCTACATGGGCGCCCAGGTGGTGGGGGTGCCAGCCATGCCCCTACCTCTCTATCCCGAGCTCAAGCTGGCCCTGCCGCGGCCGGCGGTGGCAGAAGCCCTGGATCGCTTCAAGCCCGATCTTGTCCACGTTGTCAATCCCGCCGTCCTGGGGCTCGGCGGCATCTGGCTGGCCAAAACAAAGGCCTATCCCCTGGTAGCCAGCTACCACACCCACCTGCCCAAATACCTGGAGCACTACGGCATGGGCATGCTCGAGCCGCTGCTGTGGGAACTGCTCAAAGCTGCCCACAACCAAGCCCGGCTCAACCTCTGCACCTCCACCGCCATGGTGCAAGAGCTAAGTGAGAAAGGAATCCAGCACACCGATTTGTGGCAGCGCGGCGTAGACACTGAGCTGTTCCAGCCGTCGCTGCGCTCCGATGCCATGCGCCAGCGGCTGCTAAACGGCCAGAGCGACACCGGCAAGCTGCTGCTCTACATCGGCCGCCTATCTGCGGAAAAACAGATCGAGCGGATCCGGCCCGTGCTTGAAGCAATGCCCGATGCCCGGCTGGCCCTAGTAGGAGATGGTCCCTACCGCCTGCAACTGGAGAAGATTTTTGCCGGCACACCTACCCACTTCGTAGGATATCTAGCCGGGCAAGAGCTGGCGGCGGCCTATGCCAGCGGCGACGCCTTTCTGTTCCCCTCCAGCACCGAAACCCTGGGCCTGGTGCTGCTCGAGGCCATGGCGGCCGGCTGCCCGGTGGTGGGTGCCAACCGCGGTGGCATCCCAGACATCGTCAGCGATGGGATCAATGGCTGCCTTTACGAACCAGACCAGGAGGGCAGCCTGGCCGCGGCCGTCGAGCGCCTGCTGGGCGATGCCAGCCAGCGGGCCGAGCTGCGCACCAACGCCCGCGAGGAAGCCGAGCGCTGGGGTTGGGCCGGAGCTACCGAACAACTGCGCGGCTACTACCAGCGCCTGCTGGCCAAGCCCGACCTGCAACTGGTGGCCTGA
- the mrdA gene encoding penicillin-binding protein 2, translating to MAFGPATSRHTGMGRQSALLLAVVLLFSGAMVARLAWLQLLHGAENRARADENRIRLLPRNPIRGRLLDRHGQVLATSRLTYNLYIQPREVGVTQWPALRDRLATVVGLPAAQLDEKRRSGANAEGFRIALASGLKSEQVLRFREQAAGLQGAEVDVDILRSYPHGRLAAHVLGYTSGITEDEYTQLQPNGYRIQDRVGRSGVEKQFEGHLRGEWGGQQVEVNAAGQVQRIIGEKSAKAGQDLRLTLDLALQQAAERALDGVRKGAIVALDPQTGAIRALASRPTFDPNVFSPAPSSSQWSSLNSPDAPLLNRAFQGFPPASTFKIVTSVAGLESGLYAADSKVMTMNSFCYAGLCYGDHGAHGAIGFPLALAVSSNTFYYQVGLKVGPDELFKAARRMGYGQVTGIELVEEETPGLLGDQAWKQEVLGEGWTPVDTITSAIGQGALQVTPIQMARLYAAVANGGWLVTPHLVERPTKRTWIGLKPATLQVLRDGLRQVVTIGTAKILNDPNLPPVAGKTGTGEDPPRPDHAWFGGYAPAEKPTLVIIAFGENSGGYGGTVAAPMVKALMNTWFRGSLPGQPPQS from the coding sequence ATGGCCTTTGGTCCAGCCACCTCCCGTCACACCGGCATGGGCCGTCAGTCGGCCCTGCTGCTAGCTGTGGTGTTGCTGTTCAGCGGCGCCATGGTGGCGCGCTTGGCCTGGTTGCAGTTGTTGCATGGCGCTGAGAACCGCGCCAGGGCCGATGAAAACCGAATCCGGCTGCTGCCCCGCAACCCGATCCGGGGTCGCCTTTTGGATCGTCATGGCCAGGTGCTGGCCACCAGCCGGCTCACCTACAACCTCTATATCCAGCCGCGGGAGGTGGGTGTCACCCAGTGGCCGGCCTTGCGAGATCGCTTGGCGACGGTGGTTGGGTTGCCTGCGGCCCAGCTGGACGAGAAGCGCCGCAGCGGCGCCAATGCCGAGGGGTTTCGCATCGCGTTGGCTAGCGGCCTCAAGTCGGAGCAGGTGCTGCGCTTCCGGGAGCAGGCCGCCGGGCTCCAGGGCGCCGAGGTGGATGTGGACATCCTGCGCAGCTATCCCCACGGTCGATTGGCGGCCCACGTGCTCGGTTACACCAGCGGGATCACGGAAGACGAATACACCCAGCTCCAGCCCAATGGCTATCGGATCCAGGATCGGGTGGGCCGCAGTGGGGTCGAGAAGCAGTTTGAGGGGCACCTGCGCGGCGAGTGGGGCGGCCAGCAGGTGGAGGTGAACGCCGCCGGCCAGGTGCAGCGCATCATTGGGGAGAAGTCAGCTAAGGCTGGCCAGGATCTGCGCCTCACCCTGGACCTGGCCCTGCAGCAGGCGGCAGAGCGGGCCCTCGATGGGGTGCGCAAGGGGGCGATCGTGGCGCTCGATCCCCAAACCGGTGCAATTCGGGCCCTGGCCAGCCGGCCCACCTTTGACCCCAATGTTTTTTCCCCAGCGCCAAGTTCGAGCCAGTGGAGCAGCCTCAATTCCCCCGATGCTCCCCTGCTGAATCGCGCCTTTCAGGGCTTTCCACCGGCCAGCACCTTCAAGATTGTCACCTCTGTGGCAGGCCTTGAATCGGGCCTCTATGCGGCCGACTCGAAGGTGATGACGATGAACTCCTTTTGCTACGCGGGCCTCTGCTACGGCGACCATGGCGCCCACGGGGCGATCGGCTTTCCCCTTGCCCTGGCGGTGAGCAGCAACACCTTCTACTACCAGGTGGGGCTCAAGGTGGGCCCCGATGAGCTGTTCAAGGCCGCCCGCCGCATGGGCTACGGCCAGGTCACTGGCATTGAGCTGGTGGAGGAGGAGACCCCGGGCTTGCTGGGCGATCAGGCCTGGAAACAGGAGGTGCTGGGTGAGGGCTGGACACCCGTGGACACCATCACCTCGGCCATTGGCCAGGGGGCCCTGCAGGTGACCCCGATTCAGATGGCGCGGCTTTATGCAGCGGTGGCCAATGGGGGCTGGCTGGTGACGCCCCACCTGGTGGAGCGCCCTACGAAACGCACCTGGATCGGCCTTAAGCCGGCCACCCTGCAGGTGCTGCGGGATGGGTTGCGTCAGGTGGTGACCATTGGCACCGCCAAGATCCTCAATGATCCCAACCTGCCTCCGGTGGCGGGCAAAACCGGCACTGGCGAGGATCCCCCTAGGCCGGATCACGCCTGGTTTGGTGGTTATGCCCCTGCTGAAAAGCCCACCTTGGTGATCATCGCCTTCGGGGAAAACTCCGGCGGCTATGGCGGCACGGTGGCAGCTCCGATGGTGAAGGCTTTAATGAATACTTGGTTCCGGGGCAGCCTGCCGGGGCAGCCGCCCCAGTCCTGA
- the guaA gene encoding glutamine-hydrolyzing GMP synthase, with product MSSTASPTAPVPQLDATSQSTRYPAIVILDFGSQYSELIARRVRETEVFSLVMGYTTTAEELRAIAPRGIILSGGPSSVYEPGAPVCDPAIWELGIPVLGVCYGMQLMVQQLGGSVVAAGRAEYGKAPLHVDDPIDLLTNVEDGSTMWMSHGDSVERLPEGFLRLAHTDNTPEAAVADHQRRLYGVQFHPEVVHSTGGMAMLRNFVYHICGCEADWTTAAFIDEAVADVRAQVGDKKVLLALSGGVDSSTLAFLLHKAIGDQLTCMFIDQGFMRKGEPEFLVEFFDKRFHINVEYINARERFISKLDGITDPEEKRKLIGTEFIRVFEEESKRLGPFDYLAQGTLYPDVIESAGTGIDPKTGERVAVKIKSHHNVGGLPKDLQFKLVEPLRRLFKDEVRKVGRSLGLPQEIVGRHPFPGPGLAIRILGEVTSEKLNILRDADLVVREEVKEAGLYNEIWQAFAVLLPVRSVGVMGDKRTYAFPIVLRCVSSEDGMTADWSRLPYDLLEKISNRIVNEVKGVNRVVLDITSKPPGTIEWE from the coding sequence ATGTCTTCCACCGCTTCCCCTACCGCCCCAGTGCCCCAGCTCGACGCCACCTCCCAGTCGACGCGCTATCCGGCGATCGTGATTCTTGATTTCGGCTCCCAGTATTCGGAGCTGATCGCCAGGCGGGTGAGGGAAACCGAAGTCTTCTCCCTGGTGATGGGCTACACCACCACCGCCGAGGAGCTGCGGGCGATTGCCCCCCGGGGCATCATTCTCAGCGGCGGTCCCAGTTCGGTGTATGAGCCGGGGGCACCCGTGTGCGACCCCGCTATTTGGGAGCTAGGGATTCCGGTGCTGGGCGTTTGCTACGGCATGCAGCTGATGGTGCAGCAGCTGGGTGGCTCGGTGGTGGCCGCCGGTCGGGCGGAATACGGCAAGGCTCCACTGCACGTTGACGACCCGATCGATTTGCTCACCAACGTCGAAGACGGCTCGACGATGTGGATGAGCCACGGCGACTCGGTGGAACGGCTACCCGAGGGCTTCTTGCGGCTGGCTCATACCGACAACACCCCAGAGGCCGCCGTCGCTGATCACCAGCGGCGCTTATACGGCGTGCAGTTTCATCCCGAGGTGGTGCACTCCACCGGCGGCATGGCCATGCTGCGCAATTTCGTGTACCACATTTGTGGTTGTGAGGCCGATTGGACCACAGCAGCTTTCATTGACGAAGCGGTGGCTGATGTGCGCGCCCAAGTCGGCGATAAGAAGGTGTTGCTCGCTCTCTCGGGAGGCGTTGATTCCTCCACCCTCGCCTTTTTGCTGCATAAGGCGATTGGTGACCAGCTCACCTGCATGTTCATCGATCAAGGCTTCATGCGCAAAGGCGAGCCTGAGTTCCTGGTGGAGTTTTTCGACAAGCGCTTCCACATCAATGTGGAATACATCAATGCCCGCGAGCGCTTCATCAGCAAGCTCGATGGCATCACCGACCCGGAGGAGAAGCGCAAGCTGATCGGCACGGAATTCATCCGGGTGTTCGAAGAGGAGAGCAAGCGCCTCGGCCCTTTCGACTACCTGGCCCAGGGCACCCTTTATCCCGATGTGATCGAGAGCGCCGGCACGGGCATTGATCCCAAAACCGGTGAGCGGGTGGCGGTGAAGATTAAAAGCCACCACAACGTCGGTGGCCTGCCCAAGGATCTGCAGTTCAAGCTGGTGGAACCCCTGCGTCGTTTGTTTAAAGACGAGGTGCGCAAGGTGGGCCGCAGCCTGGGCCTGCCCCAGGAAATCGTTGGCCGGCACCCCTTCCCTGGTCCTGGTCTGGCGATTCGCATCCTCGGTGAGGTCACCAGCGAGAAGCTCAACATCCTTCGTGACGCCGACCTGGTCGTGCGCGAGGAGGTGAAGGAGGCGGGCCTCTACAACGAGATCTGGCAGGCTTTTGCCGTGTTGCTGCCGGTGCGCAGCGTGGGCGTGATGGGCGATAAACGCACCTATGCCTTCCCGATCGTGCTGCGCTGCGTCTCCTCGGAAGACGGCATGACGGCCGATTGGTCTCGCCTTCCCTACGACCTACTCGAGAAAATCTCCAACCGCATCGTCAATGAGGTCAAGGGTGTGAACCGGGTGGTGCTCGACATCACCAGCAAACCGCCGGGCACCATCGAATGGGAGTAG
- the cbiD gene encoding cobalt-precorrin-5B (C(1))-methyltransferase CbiD encodes MEASSADATAGYTVPVWLTAAARAALVTLLGKPWQSYQPLWLHPEAEAAGELPARVPVQAAAPLADGWVLAMSSCDPGPEVLDLTRGLQLWVQLRWLEGPGRWLELRAGEGVGVLQASGEACVSAYAEQLLECNLRPLLPQGRRLELQVVIPEGRRLAERTSNAAFGVVDGLALIGTQAEVQRSAGPDQLAQALAALRERAAAPAFCADLVLVIGENGLDLAPRLGLPPELLLKAGNWLGPLLVAAAEAGVRRLLLLGYQGKLIKLAGGIFHTHHHLADGRAEVLTALAALAGLGGEALQALHDAPTVEAALAELAQRDAPRAERLRQAIAAAVEQRSLRYLARYGQESMAVGAVLFDRSRQICGQGPVGLELLTALRSLAQSDA; translated from the coding sequence ATCGAGGCTTCTTCGGCGGATGCCACTGCTGGATACACCGTGCCGGTGTGGCTCACGGCCGCAGCCCGGGCGGCCCTGGTGACCCTGCTCGGCAAGCCCTGGCAGAGTTACCAGCCCCTTTGGCTCCATCCCGAAGCCGAGGCAGCCGGCGAGCTGCCCGCCCGGGTGCCGGTGCAAGCGGCCGCGCCCTTGGCCGATGGCTGGGTGCTGGCCATGTCCAGCTGTGATCCGGGGCCGGAGGTGCTCGACCTCACCCGTGGCCTGCAGCTATGGGTGCAATTGCGCTGGCTGGAGGGGCCAGGTAGGTGGCTCGAGTTGCGGGCTGGCGAGGGGGTGGGGGTGCTGCAGGCCAGTGGTGAGGCGTGCGTGTCGGCCTATGCCGAACAGCTGCTCGAGTGCAACCTGCGGCCCCTGCTGCCGCAGGGACGGCGTTTGGAGCTGCAGGTGGTGATTCCAGAGGGCAGGCGTCTGGCCGAGCGCACCAGCAATGCCGCCTTTGGGGTGGTGGATGGCCTGGCTTTGATCGGTACCCAGGCTGAGGTGCAGCGCAGCGCCGGCCCCGACCAGCTGGCCCAGGCCCTTGCGGCTCTGCGCGAACGCGCCGCAGCGCCTGCTTTTTGCGCTGATCTGGTGCTGGTGATCGGTGAGAACGGGCTTGATCTGGCGCCCAGGCTGGGGTTGCCGCCTGAGCTTTTGCTCAAGGCGGGCAACTGGCTCGGACCGCTGCTCGTGGCGGCAGCCGAGGCCGGCGTGCGCCGCCTGCTGCTACTGGGTTATCAGGGCAAATTGATCAAGCTGGCCGGCGGCATCTTCCACACCCACCACCACCTGGCCGATGGCCGCGCCGAGGTGCTCACGGCCCTGGCGGCCCTTGCCGGGCTGGGCGGGGAGGCCCTGCAAGCCCTTCACGATGCCCCCACCGTGGAGGCGGCCCTAGCAGAGCTGGCCCAGCGGGACGCTCCGCGGGCCGAGCGCCTGCGTCAGGCCATTGCGGCGGCGGTGGAGCAGCGCAGCCTGCGCTATCTGGCCCGCTATGGCCAGGAGTCGATGGCGGTGGGGGCCGTGCTGTTCGATCGCTCCCGCCAGATCTGCGGCCAGGGCCCGGTTGGCTTGGAGTTGCTCACGGCTTTACGCAGCCTTGCCCAGAGTGACGCCTAG
- a CDS encoding pyridoxal-phosphate-dependent aminotransferase family protein, with product MQDKLSLMIPGPTPVPERVLLAMGRHPIGHRSADFQKIVKRTTQQLQWLHQTKGDVLVITGSGTAAMEAGIINVLSKGDTVLCGDNGKFGERWVKLAKAYGLNVQVVQAEWGQPLDPEAFRVALEADTAKAIKAVILTHSETSTGVINDLQTIASHVKAHGTALCIADCVTSLGACNVPMEDWGIDVIGSGSQKGYMMPPGLAFVAMSDRAWEACKHSDLPKFYLDLAKYRKSAHADSNPFTPAINLYFALEAALEMMQAEGLEKIFARHARHRAAAQAGMQAIGLPLYAAEGCGSPAITAVAPEGIDAEAMRKAVKEKFDILLAGGQDHLKGKVFRIGHLGFVCDRDVLTAVAAIEATLQDLGLHKGSAGAGVAACAAALAQG from the coding sequence ATGCAGGACAAACTCAGCCTGATGATCCCAGGCCCCACCCCGGTGCCGGAGCGCGTCCTGCTTGCCATGGGCCGCCATCCGATCGGCCACCGCAGCGCCGACTTTCAGAAAATCGTTAAGCGCACCACCCAACAGCTGCAGTGGCTACATCAGACAAAGGGCGACGTGCTGGTGATCACAGGCAGCGGCACCGCTGCCATGGAGGCGGGAATCATCAACGTGCTTAGCAAGGGCGACACGGTGCTCTGCGGCGACAACGGCAAGTTTGGCGAGCGCTGGGTGAAGCTGGCCAAGGCCTATGGCCTGAACGTGCAGGTGGTCCAGGCCGAATGGGGCCAGCCCCTGGATCCAGAGGCCTTCCGCGTCGCCCTTGAAGCCGACACTGCCAAAGCGATCAAGGCCGTGATCCTCACCCACTCGGAAACCTCCACTGGGGTGATCAACGATCTGCAGACCATCGCCTCGCACGTCAAGGCCCACGGCACCGCCCTCTGCATCGCCGACTGCGTCACCAGCCTGGGCGCCTGCAATGTGCCCATGGAGGACTGGGGCATCGACGTGATCGGCTCCGGCTCCCAGAAGGGCTACATGATGCCGCCGGGGTTGGCTTTCGTGGCCATGAGCGACCGGGCCTGGGAAGCCTGCAAGCACTCAGATCTGCCGAAGTTTTATCTAGATCTGGCCAAATACCGCAAATCGGCCCATGCCGACAGCAACCCCTTCACCCCGGCCATCAACCTCTACTTCGCCCTCGAAGCAGCCCTGGAAATGATGCAAGCAGAGGGCCTTGAAAAGATCTTTGCCCGCCATGCCCGTCACCGGGCCGCCGCCCAGGCAGGCATGCAGGCGATTGGTCTGCCCCTCTATGCCGCGGAGGGCTGCGGCAGCCCGGCCATCACCGCTGTGGCGCCAGAAGGCATCGACGCCGAAGCGATGCGCAAAGCCGTGAAAGAAAAGTTCGACATCCTGCTGGCTGGTGGCCAGGATCACCTCAAGGGCAAGGTGTTCCGCATCGGCCACCTGGGCTTTGTTTGTGATCGCGACGTGCTCACCGCCGTAGCTGCCATCGAAGCAACCCTGCAGGATCTGGGCTTACACAAAGGCAGCGCCGGTGCTGGCGTAGCCGCCTGTGCAGCAGCCCTGGCCCAGGGCTGA
- a CDS encoding DUF6554 family protein gives MTFRQIPGLRLALLVLLSSAAGFGLALPGQAQTAEANTAAANAGSGGKGAQIYCFMRNSGNNHQVSWDAAYAVIKRQNDKLFKTSPEHAAVMITEAVVQNPSVFPDCGRYLGDLFAKPEAKPDASTSPATGGTSRSEWLGQ, from the coding sequence ATGACTTTCCGGCAGATTCCCGGGTTGCGCCTTGCCCTGCTGGTCTTGCTAAGCAGCGCTGCTGGATTCGGCCTCGCCCTACCCGGCCAGGCCCAGACAGCTGAGGCCAACACCGCCGCCGCCAACGCCGGCTCAGGGGGCAAGGGGGCTCAGATTTACTGCTTTATGCGCAACAGCGGCAACAACCACCAGGTGAGCTGGGATGCCGCCTACGCGGTGATCAAACGCCAAAACGACAAACTGTTCAAGACCTCCCCGGAGCACGCCGCGGTGATGATCACGGAAGCTGTGGTGCAGAACCCCAGCGTATTTCCCGACTGCGGCCGCTACCTAGGTGACCTGTTCGCAAAGCCCGAAGCCAAGCCAGATGCCAGCACCAGCCCAGCGACTGGCGGCACCTCCCGCAGTGAGTGGCTGGGTCAGTAG
- a CDS encoding DEAD/DEAH box helicase has translation MRCLLRLGATGLIEVVSPYDAVTQAQLRAIRPRGSWSGRQRCWSFPLEAAAALQHALAGRFPVQPELAQWLAWLGQPLPPLPPHRQLVASADLEQPLLDGRVLFAHQRAAVRWLLARRGAVLADAMGLGKTLTALMAARAMVRQADCRILVIAPVGLHDHWQGEAASLGLHLELHSWARLPDALPPAGTVLIADEAHFAQNSYTRRSQGLLRLARHPRLRAIWLLTGTPMKNGRPAQLFPLLAAIGHPLARDQRAFEELFCQGHWREQGGRRLWQANGASHLEDLQRLVRPLVLHRRKQDCLDLPPKLRQLWPVELDEPSARGFEHRLQVKVDDYRRRAALGEVRRDAELLAVLTALRQIGSDYKLPATRALVAPLLAKGEAVVVFTAFVATAEMLHRSFEASCVLTGALPPAQRQAQVDAFQRGDHSLLIATYGTGGLGFTLHRARHVVLIERPWTPGDAEQAEDRCHRIGMGACLTSHWLQLGVADQLVDGLLASKAERIAVLLQRRSQLLERRSLPAMMRDLMGRW, from the coding sequence ATGCGCTGTCTGCTGCGGCTGGGGGCGACTGGTTTGATTGAGGTGGTAAGCCCCTACGACGCGGTCACCCAGGCCCAGTTGCGGGCGATCCGCCCCCGGGGGAGTTGGTCGGGTCGTCAGCGTTGCTGGTCATTTCCCCTAGAAGCTGCCGCCGCCTTGCAGCACGCCCTGGCGGGTCGCTTTCCTGTGCAGCCCGAGCTGGCCCAGTGGCTCGCCTGGCTGGGGCAGCCCCTGCCTCCCCTGCCGCCCCATCGGCAGTTGGTGGCGTCGGCAGATTTGGAGCAGCCCCTGCTGGATGGCCGGGTTTTATTTGCCCATCAGCGGGCCGCGGTGCGCTGGCTGCTGGCCCGCCGCGGAGCCGTGCTCGCAGATGCTATGGGGTTGGGTAAGACGCTCACGGCCCTGATGGCGGCCCGGGCCATGGTGCGCCAAGCCGATTGCCGCATCCTGGTGATTGCCCCGGTAGGTCTGCACGACCATTGGCAGGGTGAGGCGGCCAGCCTGGGCTTGCATCTGGAGCTGCACAGCTGGGCCCGGCTGCCCGACGCCTTGCCGCCCGCCGGCACCGTGCTGATCGCCGATGAGGCCCACTTCGCCCAAAACAGCTATACCCGCCGCAGCCAGGGGCTGCTGCGCCTGGCCCGTCACCCCCGGCTGCGCGCCATCTGGCTACTGACCGGCACGCCGATGAAAAATGGCCGCCCAGCCCAGTTATTTCCCCTGCTGGCGGCGATTGGCCACCCCCTCGCCCGCGACCAACGGGCCTTTGAGGAACTCTTCTGCCAGGGCCACTGGCGCGAGCAGGGCGGACGGCGCCTCTGGCAGGCGAATGGGGCCAGCCACCTGGAAGACCTGCAGCGGCTAGTGCGGCCCCTGGTGCTGCATCGCCGTAAGCAGGATTGCCTCGACCTGCCCCCCAAGCTGCGCCAGCTGTGGCCAGTCGAGCTGGATGAGCCTTCGGCCCGCGGCTTTGAGCACCGGCTGCAGGTCAAGGTCGACGATTATCGCCGTCGGGCTGCTCTCGGTGAGGTGCGCCGCGATGCCGAGCTGCTGGCCGTGCTCACGGCCCTGCGCCAGATCGGCTCCGATTATAAACTTCCAGCCACCCGGGCACTGGTGGCACCGTTGCTGGCCAAGGGCGAGGCGGTTGTGGTGTTCACGGCCTTCGTGGCCACGGCCGAGATGTTGCACCGCAGTTTTGAAGCCAGTTGCGTCCTCACCGGCGCCCTGCCGCCGGCCCAGCGCCAGGCCCAGGTTGATGCCTTTCAGCGCGGAGATCATTCCCTGCTGATCGCTACCTATGGCACCGGGGGCCTGGGCTTCACCCTGCACCGGGCGCGGCATGTGGTGCTAATTGAGCGCCCCTGGACCCCAGGGGATGCGGAACAGGCAGAAGATCGCTGTCACCGCATTGGCATGGGGGCCTGCCTCACCAGCCATTGGCTGCAGCTGGGCGTTGCCGACCAGTTGGTGGACGGCTTGCTGGCCAGTAAGGCCGAGCGCATCGCCGTGTTGTTGCAGCGCCGCTCCCAGCTGTTGGAGCGCCGCAGTTTGCCGGCGATGATGCGAGATCTGATGGGTCGCTGGTGA
- a CDS encoding HNH endonuclease, which translates to MQARDGVFLEDLCPKLRVRRWRQSLHQITAQHCVYCGERSESIDHVHPKSRGGLSVTENCVPACLACNGDKGDADAFAWYRRQPFYDPRRSMAIRAWTDGDLRLAMRLLQWVHPGQLEELVEPHQTRQASAPLWRWQMAS; encoded by the coding sequence ATGCAGGCCAGGGATGGGGTGTTCCTTGAGGATCTCTGTCCCAAATTGCGCGTCAGACGCTGGCGCCAATCCCTTCATCAAATAACCGCCCAACACTGCGTTTATTGCGGTGAGCGCTCTGAATCAATCGACCACGTACACCCCAAGAGCCGGGGCGGGCTCAGTGTCACCGAGAACTGCGTGCCTGCGTGTTTGGCCTGCAATGGCGATAAGGGAGATGCGGATGCCTTTGCCTGGTACCGGCGCCAGCCTTTTTATGACCCCCGCCGCTCCATGGCAATTCGTGCCTGGACCGATGGGGACCTGCGCCTAGCAATGCGGCTGCTGCAGTGGGTCCATCCCGGCCAATTAGAGGAACTGGTGGAACCTCACCAGACCCGGCAGGCCTCGGCGCCGTTGTGGCGCTGGCAGATGGCCTCCTGA